A window of Actinomycetota bacterium genomic DNA:
GAACTAAAAGATAGTAGGGTGCTAACATACTCTCACAATATAGCTATTCTAAAATTTTTTTCAATAATTCGGGAAACTCCTTAGTTTTCATATATTCCATAGTATAATGCCCTAGTCCTTCAAGTTCAATAACTTCACCACCAAGAGCTTCATGAAAAATTTTCAAACTTTCTTTTCCACCATCTTTTTCATTATCTGCAGTAAACATTACTATTTTATTAACTCTTTCTTTGATAGTATTATCAATTTGATAAGTATAAAAAGCTCTTCTAAATACATCATCTTTGTTAGGAATTTTCCAGGGGGCTACAAGAATGAGTTTAAAAACTTTTCTCTTTGTTTCTCCGAGCCAACGCACTAAAAAGGCACAACCACAACTATGACCTACCAGAATTGTATTTTCACCAACTGTATATTTTTCAAACTCACTCTTAAATTTTACATAATCAAG
This region includes:
- a CDS encoding alpha/beta hydrolase — protein: MNLETRTYDKHWIPLIKKHLIAKGVETETPLMPTPWQLDYVKFKSEFEKYTVGENTILVGHSCGCAFLVRWLGETKRKVFKLILVAPWKIPNKDDVFRRAFYTYQIDNTIKERVNKIVMFTADNEKDGGKESLKIFHEALGGEVIELEGLGHYTMEYMKTKEFPELLKKILE